A window of the Vigna angularis cultivar LongXiaoDou No.4 chromosome 3, ASM1680809v1, whole genome shotgun sequence genome harbors these coding sequences:
- the LOC108325668 gene encoding uncharacterized protein LOC108325668 has product MELSVIARNMEEVVLLVDDLKSLSGISRCRICHEEEFESTKTLEAPCACSGTVKFAHRECIQTWCNEKGNTTCEICLQQYEPGYTAVQKKSQIADAAMTIRDSLQISMTEQEPLNARIVEGNNYSECTYAADRSAACCRSLALAFTLILLVRHLFALLTNGMEDYPFTILTVFLLRASGIIIPMYIIIKTIGAIHNNIKRYHHLHQDSDDDSWISDGDEEENETADDAILRH; this is encoded by the exons ATGGAGCTCTCTGTGATTGCAAGAAACATGGAAGAAGTTGTCTTGTTGGTTGATGATTTGAAATCGCTTTCTGGGATTTCTCGCTGTAGAATATGTCATGAAGAAGAATTTGAGAGCACCAAAACCTTGGAAGCTCCTTGTGCTTGTTCAGGGACAGTCAAG TTTGCTCACAGAGAGTGCATTCAGACGTGGtgcaatgagaaaggaaacacaACTTGTGAAATATGTCTCCAG CAATACGAACCTGGATATACAGCAGTTCAGAAGAAATCGCAAATAGCTGATGCAGCAATGACCATTAG GGATAGCCTGCAAATCTCAATGACTGAACAAGAACCGTTAAACGCAAGAATAGTTGAGGGAAACAATTACTCTGAATGCACATATGCTGCAGATAGAAGCGCGGCTTGTTGTCGATCCCTGGCTTTAGCT TTTACTCTTATCTTGCTTGTAAGACATCTTTTTGCACTGCTTACGAATGGAATGGAAGATTATCCGTTTACAATTCTTACG gtATTTTTACTGAGGGCCAGTGGAATTATTATACCGATGTACATAATTATTAAGACGATCGGAGCCATACATAATAATATCAAACgctatcatcatcttcatcag GATTCTGATGATGACTCCTGGATATCAGATGGAGATGAGGAAGAAAATGAGACAGCAGATGATGCAATTTTAAGACATTGA
- the LOC108325233 gene encoding histidine kinase CKI1, translating into MYCNSSSTSVASNKIFTQPVNPETGELHGEPTIMLSNPFINASWIGEALNVSTGFSSFRTNWVNSDLLFLTSARIIRRGLISLGFSATPITDSVIRIDKQHGTSSYLATKDGQVVVPGIQLTHFLISNDTVSFQSLNANADGATVSCKDQTAASSFNIRDIAYSIHCYTIDIMGIESVYVLAVPKEGHAIIDRNYKEKGLIVFVATMVTIFIAFFSFLYVNCRAFRREMHLCASLIKQCEATQQAEKKNMNKSTAFASASHDVRASLAGITGLIEISSELVAPGSELETNLKQMNGCTQDLLGLLNSILDTSKIEAGKMQLEEEEFDVFNLLEDVVDFYHPVAAKKGVDLVLDPCNGSVVGYSRVKGDRGKLKQVLSNLLSNAVKFTDEGHIAVRAWTRKPKLLQNSTVTFSKFGFKQYLSCLFRNKTEPRSDVESTRSIQEDPHSMDFIFEVDDTGKGIPKEKYKSVFENYVQIKDTALGQGGTGLGLGIVQSLVRLMHGDIEIVEKDTGERGTCFKFNVVLSVCENEGVSDGSRREGVGCGSGDRIIECEEQQTVQASCSGSSRICSMSPKLRMCSSSPKPEASLVVLLIVDEERQRTSRRFMERLGIKVKVVNTGKGLFYTLRKINLKAKHSSGQNSPGSSDLSHWSTPHSSLDIATRVSLSSMDGTEHMPLVFKKTDVGASPGFILVVIDANAGPFSELYTIVSNFKKDLRNPCKVVWLDKPFMRRINLKALGQDDIVTSKPFHGTRLFQTIKLLPEFGGSWQSNSSRAKREMANERATLNTCKDPGLSKYTSPLLDRSHVSSSTDESTFQTGEQILKGKRSSKAKISLVHHGETQEIGNSSGSQKPLRGKKFLVADDSAILRNIASATLISLGATVEQCENGEEAVRLVDEGLPREFPNPPYDYILMDCQMPIMDGLEATKWIRKIEKAYGVRIPIIALTAGTERITIESGMDYHMDKPINRQDLLKAIAYINGKV; encoded by the exons ATGTACTGCAACTCATCATCAACTTCTGTTGCCTCCAACAAAATCTTCACTCAACCTGTGAATCCTGAAACTGGAGAGCTTCATGGTGAACCCACAATCATGCTATCTAACCCCTTTATCAATGCTAGCTGGATTGGTGAAGCACTTAATGTCTCAACTGGGTTTTCCTCATTCAGAACCAACTGGGTCAATTCTGATCTTTTGTTCCTCACTTCAGCCAGAATCATCAGAAGAGGACTCATCTCTCTTGGCTTTTCTGCAACGCCAATAACTGATTCTGTCATTCGCATTGACAAACAACATGGCACAAGCTCCTATTTAGCTACCAAAGATGGACAAGTTGTTGTGCCAGGGATTCAACTCACCCATTTCCTCATTTCTAATGATACAGTTTCGTTTCAATCACTGAATGCAAATGCTGATGGGGCCACTGTCTCATGCAAGGATCAAACTGCTGCTTCTAGTTTCAATATTAGAGATATTGCATATTCAATTCACTGCTACACCATCGATATAATGGGAATCGAATCG GTGTATGTGTTGGCTGTCCCAAAAGAAGGACATGCAATCATTGATCGGAATTACAAGGAAAAGGGCTTGATAGTGTTTGTGGCAACAATGGTGACTATATTTATAGCTTTCTTCAGTTTCCTATACGTAAACTGCAGAGCCTTTAGGCGAGAAATGCATTTGTGTGCCTCACTGATCAAACAGTGTGAAGCCACCCAACAGGCTGAGAAAAAGAATATGAACAAGAGCACCGCTTTTGCGAGTGCCAGCCATGATGTTCGTGCTTCTCTCGCAGGGATCACCGGTTTGATAGAGATATCTTCAGAATTGGTTGCCCCCGGTTCCGAATTGGAGACCAATCTCAAACAAATGAATGGTTGTACCCAAGACTTACTAG GACTGTTGAATTCTATACTAGACACAAGCAAAATTGAGGCAGGAAAAATGCAACTCGAAGAAGAGGAGTTTGATGTGTTCAATCTCTTAGAAGATGTAGTTGACTTTTACCATCCTGTGGCTGCGAAGAAAGGTGTAGATCTGGTGTTGGACCCTTGTAACGGTTCTGTAGTGGGATATTCACGGGTGAAAGGTGATAGGGGAAAACTAAAACAAGTTCTGAGTAATTTACTGAGCAATGCTGTGAAATTTACCGATGAGGGACATATAGCGGTACGCGCATGGACTCGGAAGCCAAAACTACTGCAGAACTCCACAGTCACTTTTAGCAAATTTGGTTTCAAGCAATATTTATCATGCTTATTTCGTAACAAAACCGAACCACGTAGTGACGTGGAATCCACGCGTTCAATCCAAGAAGATCCTCATTCTATGGATTTTATATTTGAAGTGGATGACACGGGAAAAGGAATTCCTAAAGAGAAATACAAGTCTGTTTTTGAGAATTACGTCCAAATCAAAGATACTGCTCTTGGCCAAGGGGGAACTGGTTTGGGACTCGGGATTGTTCAGTCGCTG GTGCGTTTGATGCATGGAGATATTGAAATTGTGGAGAAGGATACTGGTGAAAGAGGGACATGCTTCAAGTTCAATGTGGTTCTCAGTGTATGTGAGAATGAGGGAGTGTCAGATGGTAGCAGAAGGGAGGGTGTTGGTTGTGGATCAGGAGACAGAATAATAGAATGTGAGGAGCAGCAGACTGTGCAGGCTTCGTGTTCtggttcttctagaatttgTTCCATGAGTCCTAAGTTACGAATGTGCAGCTCTAGTCCAAAGCCTGAGGCTTCCCTTGTGGTTCTTTTGATTGTTGACGAAGAGCGCCAAAGGACTTCACGAAGGTTCATGGAGAGGTTAGGGATCAAAGTGAAAGTTGTGAATACAGGGAAAGGTTTGTTTTATACTCTGAGGAAGATCAACCTGAAGGCTAAGCATTCTAGTGGCCAAAATTCTCCAGGTTCTTCGGATTTGAGTCATTGGTCTACACCTCACAGTTCTCTCGACATAGCCACAAGAGTTTCTTTGAGTTCTATGGATGGAACTGAGCATATGCCTTTAGTTTTCAAGAAAACTGATGTAGGAGCTTCTCCCGGCTTCATCCTTGTTGTGATTGATGCAAATGCAGGACCGTTTTCTGAGCTTTACACGATTGTGTCCAACTTCAAGAAAGACCTTCGCAACCCGTGTAAGGTTGTGTGGTTGGATAAGCCCTTTATGCGTAGAATCAACTTGAAGGCCCTTGGTCAAGATGACATCGTCACATCCAAACCATTTCATGGTACTCGTTTGTTCCAAACCATAAAGCTCCTTCCTGAATTTGGAGGTTCTTGGCAAAGCAATTCTAGTAGAGCTAAGAGGGAAATGGCCAATGAGAGAGCTACATTGAACACTTGCAAGGATCCAGGTTTGTCAAAATACACGTCTCCTCTGCTGGACAGATCACACGTCAGTTCTTCAACTGACGAAAGTACATTCCAAACTGGTGAACAAATTTTGAAGGGAAAACGATCATCGAAGGCAAAAATAAGTCTTGTTCATCATGGAGAAACACAAGAGATTGGAAACTCATCAGGGTCTCAGAAACCCTTGAGGGGTAAGAAGTTTTTGGTTGCTGACGACAGTGCAATTTTGCGCAATATAGCTTCTGCTACTCTGATTTCTCTTGGTGCAACCGTGGAGCAATGTGAGAATGGTGAAGAAGCAGTGAGGTTAGTTGATGAGGGTCTACCTCGGGAGTTTCCTAATCCTCCTTACGATTATATCTTAATGGATTGTCAG ATGCCAATAATGGACGGTCTTGAGGCAACAAAGTGGATACGAAAGATAGAGAAAGCTTATGGTGTTCGCATTCCTATCATTGCATTGACTGCTGGAACAGAAAGAATAACGATAGAGAGTGGAATGGACTATCATATGGATAAACCCATTAACAGACAGGATTTACTTAAAGCCATCGCATATATAAATGGTAAAGTGTGA